TCAGTtcatttctttgtgtgtgtgtgtgtagtaatTTGCATTGTGATGCTCATGATTTTACTAAACCAACATTTCTACAGGAGGTCAATGCAGCAAGATACTCTTGCACGTTACTAAGGGCCCTGTTCCCAACACATACGTATACTGTAGTTTAGTCtgagactaggcttaatccacgTCATATTAGTCTAGCCACACCTAATAACGTATTTTCACTATAAAATGCTGCCATTCAAGTAAATCAGGGTTGCCTGAGCATTACTAACTACCTGACTTCTGTTTGAAGGAGGAGTTAAAAATAAGAAGTACTTCCTCGTTTATCTTGCAGTAGATCCGGAGGACAACTGTGGATGAGTGAATAACACATTAAGGTAAGATACACAACCGATTACTTAACATCTTCCCCAGAGAGTGGTTTATTTCAGGGTTTGTCTCCTGGAGATCACGACTAAAGCAGCGTTTACTACGGTGCTTCCGCAAAACGGGTGTACTTGTGCTACAGGTTAAAGCGACCACGACGCGTCTAGGTCTAGCCCAGATTAAAAACTCTTACGTCACGTATTACGtcttatttcttttatatttaatatttcgtCTTTGCTCAGCTGATCTGTTTAACCGAGTAATTGCTGTGATATTATGAGTAGTGCCCCGTACAGGATATTGTCAGCGTGGCGCCGATTTCTTCCCCCACCCGTTTTCCGACAAGTCACGCCTTCCTGCGTTCGGATTGGCTGATGGGTTACACTGACAAGCAGATGGCCAATCAGACAGCACTACATTTTCCGCGTTTAGTTCTCATATTTGcgtataataaaatatgttcacatacagtggctgtgtttacatgcaaagatttttgccagtccgATTGAACACAGTCAGATTACAGATCCAGACTGCGGTGTTTATgttcactctattcaacaatctgatgaaaatcttcgtttacatgttcactacaagtaatccgatgtaAAATGGTGCTCAGAGTAAACGTtgccatgacagcgaacatcacattgaggtccagtcagagtgagatgagcagcagtgagcagtgcttgtgtttttaactgctttaaaatgacgtcagactcaggaaaacgtccttcgcATGTCCTTATTTAAAAAGgccaagaggaagacgtcgtgctctgagacacataagctggacgtccgtcccaccgccgtcttttaaagctcagagcatgaacttcgtctcctctgcagaccagtttctgctcaacgttataaacctttcgctatgacgcgacgcgcatgcgcagaacgtatgTACACggtccgattggagtgtaatcggattcaggcgttcacacggatattattcttctatttaatggattatttagaggttcacccacctcgttcagtcggacagaaattgtattccgaatggcctcaatcggattagtctattccgattgaggtgtttacatggacgtattctattcggATTGAgctattaacggattattacgCTGCATGTCAATGTGGCTAATGTCTCTTGTAAGGGCAGGGAAATATCTaacataaaaaaagacaagaaaaaaaaaataccagaGTTCATTGCCAATGTAGAGAAATAGTAGGATTTAGGGTTTTATTTAGTTAATTTTACACATTTAGTCTGAAAATGGACGCCAATAGATGTCCATGCTTTACATTATAGCGTTTAAAAGAATCTCCTGTAAATTCCAGACGACTTTaagttcacttattttcaacCTATATGAGCTCCACTGCAtctgtggttgctatggtgacgTGGATGCTTTAGCATTGCCACTAGTTTGCTTAGATTTCATCAAATACGTTGGCGGTTAGCTCTTTGATGGTGTTGTCCCTCAACATCGCTAGCTAGCACATAGCTAACATTTCGCCATTATTTTCCCACTCACTGTGGTAAATTAGCTTTAGCATTGCTGCTAGGGCCAGCCTGTTAGGTTAGCATTTTTACTATTCAGTACTTCAGATTAGCTTAGCTTACTAAATTAGCTACAGCACCACTGGTAACTTGCTAGCAGCTGTTAGCATTTTGTCATTAGTTTCCCCAGTCTCTATGCTACACTTGCGTTAGCATCAGTGCTAGCCTTTCTAGCAGCTGTTAGCATTTTGTCATTAGTTTCCCCATTCACTGCGCTACATTTGCGTTAGCATCAGTGCTAGCCTTTCCAGCAGCTGTTAGCATTTTGTCATTAGTTTCCCCATTCACTGTGCTACACTTGCGTTAGCATCATCAGTGCTAGCCTTTGGTTATTCCAGCAGCCTTTAGCCGAACCTTTCATTAAAAGGGCTGaaggtttttgttttattcgaatttcacgttccaccttaaaaggaaCTAACCGCTACCAAAGTCCCTACTGTGAGCGTTCGCTTGGGGGCAGTAGGCGGTGACCGTGTTTTGGTTTCATTCACGGAAGAAGACGTAGCGGGACGTgggctgtagttttgaaaatggctcGTCTTCCGTGACTTTTGCGTCTTTATTCTCGTTTTCTGTCCTTTCGCCATGAACAGGGCGCAGCTGAAACGATCGAGGATTCTGAGGATGGCGATGAGCGACAGAGGCCtgttggaggaggaggagggcagAGGGGAGCCCTTCGTGTTCCGGGCAGTGAAGATAGCCGGGGTGGTGGCTCTCTACTGGTTCGTGTCCATCACCATGGTGTTCCTGAACAACTACCTCCTGGACAGCAAGGAGCTGGACGCCCCGCTCTTCGTCACCTTCTTCCAGTGCGTGGTCTCCGTGTGCCTGTGTTGGGTCATGTACGCTTTGTCCACCTTCTGGCCAGCCTGCGTGGACTTCCCCTCCATCAAAGTGGACCTGAAGGTGTGCAGGGAGGTCCTGCCCCTCTCGGTGGTCTTCATCTCCATGATCACGTTTAATAACTTATGTCTGAAAAACGTGGGGGTCGCGTTTTACACCGTGGGCCGATCACTCAGCACTGTCTTTAACGTGTTGTTTTCTTACGTGATCCTCAAGCAGACCACCTCCTTCTACGCGCTCCTGTGCTGTGGAGTCATTCTGGGTgagcttaaaggggaatcccaccgactttacaaaatttctgcacagtCCAGTGTGTGAGATCTAAATTCTGAGCGGGTTTGGTGTGAATtggttcagacgtcttcacagtggtggtggtggtgatgggaaccaggcgtcgccatgactacgacacagatatagacactttatttaccatccagaaccaccagagttGATGACCTGAAAATAGTGCCCTGTATGTGTCCACTATaaatattccatccatccatccatccatccatattctaagccgcttctccctcaggctcGCGGGGGgctggtgctggagcctatcccagtggtcatcgggcggaaggcaggatacaccctggacaggccgccagtccatcgcaggggagacagacagacacagacagtcactcacacccacacacacacacacacccaggggcaattctgcatgtccaatcggcctgactgcatgtctttggactgtgggaggaaaccggagaacccggaggaaacccacgcagacacggggagaactcCACACACTACTCCACtactataaatattataaaaccatatttgttttaatccaaaatcttctcaaaactgtcacaactaactaaaaacaaataactaaaaTAGTGTTTCAGTCAATTCATAACGGCTTCATGTAGTACCTCtctagaggtggacgtctggttcctatcaccaccactgtgacgcTTCTGACTCAGTACGTTGTGaagagttcccctttaaaacaaGCTCCAGTAAAAGTATACGCTTGAAAAAAGATCAGGGtttttttagtaaagggaatggttctgtttagagccGTGACTCGTAAAGCTTCAGTAGCCGCTGGgataaatgattctttgcatggtgagatggctcttcagactgatggagaatgtgttatggttctacgtagcaccaaaaaaggttctgctgttgtttatgATGTCAGGCCTCTTTTGTGCGTCTATAGAACATATACAGCCTattctccctcaatctgaagaaccgtttcacagtgcaaagaaccAAGCATGAAATGTTTCGGTACAGAACTCACGGTTCTAGTTTGGGCCACCAAAgaaccttaaagaaccatgtttgtaaAGGCTGTATGGTTACTCCTAAGACTGGCTATTGTTGACGTTCAGAGAGCTGTAACAAAAGGAGCGTGTAAGATGATACAACAGGTTCTGTCTTTGTACCTGTAGAGGGAGATACCACTGTCAACTAGGACAGAGGTGTCCAGGCTTTTTGAGAGTGGACCAGGCTGGGCCATATCAAAATACCTGAAGGCCAGTCACTTGTTGCCaaacatattatttaataactacaAAAAATATGAAGTGTATATATTGAAAATCCATGAACAAACGGAAAGCATCAGTATTTATTAAACTGCTGCTGCAACTAGAAAGTAAATGTGATGGATTAAAGTGGAACTGAGGCCCAGACCTCTCTCCTTGCGTGAGTTGCAGTAAAAGAGATTGATTGGACAATTGTTGTATTTGTAGCTCATCAATTCCTCTTCATTTGATTATTGAACCCAGTGAAAAAACACTGCGCCTCAATATaacgtatcgctgctgtcggaagaaaacctcgtatctccaaaatagtaactttacaggagaaggaaaaaacatacttgactttcaatgtaagtcaatggaaccagaatttttcccatgtcgttttgggtcatttcttttaggccactcatcacacaatttacaaacaatataaagagtaacagacactttcaaattatgtcaaaaactgaaaaatgtcaaaaatggagatacgaggttttcttctgacagcaacgatatacactcaccggccactttattaggtccacctgttcagttgcttgttagcacaaatagctgatcagccaatcacacggctgcaactcagtgcattcaggcatgtagaggtggtcaagacaacttgctgaagtgcagaccgagcatcagaacggggaagaaaggggatttaagggactttgaacgtggcgtggttgttggtgccagacgggctggtctgagtatttcagaaactgctgatctgctgggattttcacgcacaaccatctctagggtttacagagaacggtccgaaaaagaggaaatatccagggagcggtcagttgtgtggacgaaaatgccttgttgatgtgagaggtcagaggagaacgggcagactggtcaAGATTATCCTTTAATATCGTCTAATACTAAGTACCGATACTAACTCTGTCTACTAACCCGCATGTAAGTCCCGATATTtctacaattacatttttaaataatgtattttggcaaaattCACGTTCTGCGTCACAAATGAAACGCAATCATCTGGGCTAGATGACATTTACTTTTTgagtttcatttattaaatgctGCTTGTTGCGATTCCTTTTTTAGCCCTCAGGTGAACTCACCTGGTCCACTAGTTGTTGAAAGAGCTGAATAGGTTTGTTAGATTTGGTTTGGAGAAAACTGCAAGAAGGCCTGGTCTAGGAGCAGCATTGGCCTTGTGCACGTCTCTGCTGTACACGGTAGGGGTCGGTTTCCCGGACTGGGATTACTCCTAGTTCTGATGTACGTTAGACTAAGACTAGACTTAATCCCTGTCTAAGAAACCAACCAACCAAGTACTTGAGCATCAGTGTCACTCTGACGTTGTCTGACCTCTGTTTTCAGGTGGTTTCTGGCTTGGTGTGGATCAGGAAGGTGCAGCAGGCTCCCTCTCCTGGTCTGGAGTGTTTTTTGGTGTCCTTGCTAGTGCCTGCGTCTCGCTGAATGCCATCTACACTAAGAAGGTGATGCCAGTGGTGGACGGCAACATCTGGAAGCTGTCCTACTACAACAACCTGAACGCCTGCTTTCTTTTCCTGCCCCTAATCTTTGTGTTCGGAGAGTTGGGGTCTCTGGCCTCGTTCAGCCGCCTGGGGGACTTGAGTTTCTGGGGTATGATGGTGGTGGGCGGAGTCTTTGGCTTTGCCATCGGCTACGTTACAGGCCTGCAGATAAAGTTCACCAGCCCCCTTACACACAACGTGTCTGGCACGGCGAAGGCGTGCGCTCAGACTGTGCTGGCGGTGGCGTATTACGCCACCAGCAAATCTGTGCTGTGGTGGACCAGTAACATGATGGTGCTCGGGGGGTCCTTCGCTTACACGTGGGTCAAAGGGCTGGAGATGAAGAAAGCTCCACCTCCTCGGGACTCCTCAGAAACCAGAGAGAAGCTGTTAAAAGGGGAATCGGGAGTTTGAAGAAAAGCCTAGAACAGATAAAACTGGGCATGAAGGACTTTATACTGGTTTGTCAGACTTTTTGGAATTTAAAAGCTTGTTGCCTTCTTAAAAGAATAGTCTAGGTTCATGTCTTTCTTCTGTATTGTGCTGTCGGTTACCGCAGACAATAATATCTTTCTCTGTTCGTACAAAGGAACAGAAAACTCactataatagaagccaatgggcagttgctgaatgcTGTTTGAAATGCAATACTGTAGAATCTACAATTGTTCCACTAAGACCATTTTTACATGTCTTTACATGTTTTtagatgtatgtgtgtatatgtgtgtgtgtgtgtgtgtatatatataatttgactTATCTGCTTACTAGTCAACACTAACTGAAATATATAGTATAGCTCCTATAGTATAGTCCTACAAATGTTATTACACAGAATCATACATAAAATCAGTTTCAGTGTTAAAACACTTGTTTATAGCATCGCCGTTAGTTAGGTAACGGTAAAATCACCTCGGCGAACTCTTTACAGACATTTACGAACTCTTTACGTGCATTGACGTTCTGACATTCTAGGGCACTTAGAAAAATGAAGAATGCACTACGTTGTTATCCGCTTCAGCTGCAAGGGTTATTAATCATATATGTACTAGTATGTCGTTGTTAATAGTAAGAAATAGTGCAAACTTCAATTCCGAAACGGTGAAACGCGATTAAAAACAGGTAGCAGTCGTTATAGTCGTGCAATAAATTGAAAACGGTACAAGAACACAATATGTGATGTTTTACctttcgtttgtttgtttggtacCAGTCTTGAGCGCCAAGTGCCGGACTGATGCCAGATGGAAAAGGCACAGCTTCAGTTTTCTAGAATTAACAATCATTCgtcactgtggaattagatctctgcatttaacccatccgtgcagtgaaacacccacatacatgcacactagggggcagtgagcacacttgcccggagcggtgggcagccctatccacggtgcctggggagcagttgggggttaggtgccttgctcaaggacacctcagtcatggactgagGTGATCAAatcggcgaccttctggtcacagggctggttccctaacctccagcccacgactgccccatcaGGCTGATGCAGAAGGTTCAGATACTTTGTACAGTAGAAAAATGGTCTAAGAGCACAAGTGATCTCGAACATTGTTGgaaacatttacggcatttggctgacgctctgatccagagcaacgtacaatttgatcatttttttactcaggcaggccaaggtggtgttaggagtcttgcccaaggactcttattggtatagtgtagggtgttcgcccaggtggggattgaaccccagtctacagtgtagaaggcagaggtgttaaccactacaccaaccaaccaaccaaacacAGAAAAAGGGCTTTTTTGATATCCATATTAGTCAGTCGACACCTGTGACCTCTGCATGTGCCGCTGCGCTTATCACTGACCAGTTTCTTCTTTCTATAAAAGTGGATCCAGATGTCATTATGCAGATTTGCAGCTAAAATTGCAAGCATACATGTTTTGCAGCTGTCCGTTGGCTTCTGTTGTAGGTAAAATTTGAGTCAGTGACTTTTCTGCTTCTAATTTCGGGGAAACACGTTGAAATTATCGTCCGTGATAATCAACTATATGATACATCAGGATGGAACGATGCTGCCATTTCTTTAAATTAAGGATGAAACAGCAATTCAATACCAACAGATGTTTTCTGTTAACTGATCAACAAGGTGTACATGTTACTGgaaaagttctttttttattattttattattattattattattattattaacggAAATATAGCTTTATATGGTTTTCCTGGTTGTAGTTTATGTGGGttttgcactgtgtgtgtgtgtgttttattgaagtaatgtgaatcattttaaactgaaacactgttttatttaacattttgcaGGGAAAGTAAggactgtaaaaatacagcGTGAGGGAACAGTGTGAACGTTTCACCCCTCTGTTTGGTTTATATCTAAACTTTGTGTGCTGTCAGATTCTGCTGGCCAGaagccacaacttagtaaagtcAGATGAACTtgccttgaaaaaaaaaaaacgtg
This Pygocentrus nattereri isolate fPygNat1 chromosome 15, fPygNat1.pri, whole genome shotgun sequence DNA region includes the following protein-coding sequences:
- the slc35c1 gene encoding GDP-fucose transporter 1 isoform X2 — translated: MAMSDRGLLEEEEGRGEPFVFRAVKIAGVVALYWFVSITMVFLNNYLLDSKELDAPLFVTFFQCVVSVCLCWVMYALSTFWPACVDFPSIKVDLKVCREVLPLSVVFISMITFNNLCLKNVGVAFYTVGRSLSTVFNVLFSYVILKQTTSFYALLCCGVILGGFWLGVDQEGAAGSLSWSGVFFGVLASACVSLNAIYTKKVMPVVDGNIWKLSYYNNLNACFLFLPLIFVFGELGSLASFSRLGDLSFWGMMVVGGVFGFAIGYVTGLQIKFTSPLTHNVSGTAKACAQTVLAVAYYATSKSVLWWTSNMMVLGGSFAYTWVKGLEMKKAPPPRDSSETREKLLKGESGV
- the slc35c1 gene encoding GDP-fucose transporter 1 isoform X1 — protein: MNRAQLKRSRILRMAMSDRGLLEEEEGRGEPFVFRAVKIAGVVALYWFVSITMVFLNNYLLDSKELDAPLFVTFFQCVVSVCLCWVMYALSTFWPACVDFPSIKVDLKVCREVLPLSVVFISMITFNNLCLKNVGVAFYTVGRSLSTVFNVLFSYVILKQTTSFYALLCCGVILGGFWLGVDQEGAAGSLSWSGVFFGVLASACVSLNAIYTKKVMPVVDGNIWKLSYYNNLNACFLFLPLIFVFGELGSLASFSRLGDLSFWGMMVVGGVFGFAIGYVTGLQIKFTSPLTHNVSGTAKACAQTVLAVAYYATSKSVLWWTSNMMVLGGSFAYTWVKGLEMKKAPPPRDSSETREKLLKGESGV